From Bdellovibrionota bacterium, one genomic window encodes:
- a CDS encoding biopolymer transporter ExbD — protein sequence MSFSKRKKKLPQNFKIQITSMVDMFVILLVFLIKSYSTSPVQIAPSADIRLPPSESTTNPVDVLKLMVSKSGVYVEGQKVIDLTEGQIDKKYVDGSDTNYIPELFKFLDAEAKKTQDIAKVNSTVTFEGKILVQADKDLAYEMLRKVMHTSAVAGYSDVKFAVISND from the coding sequence ATGAGTTTCTCAAAACGTAAAAAGAAATTGCCACAGAATTTTAAAATTCAAATTACATCCATGGTGGATATGTTTGTGATCCTGTTGGTATTCTTAATTAAAAGTTACTCAACGAGCCCTGTGCAAATCGCACCAAGCGCTGACATCCGTTTGCCTCCATCAGAATCAACAACAAATCCAGTGGACGTATTAAAGCTTATGGTTTCAAAGTCTGGCGTATACGTTGAAGGTCAAAAAGTGATCGACCTTACAGAAGGCCAAATCGACAAAAAATACGTTGATGGTTCAGACACCAACTACATCCCAGAATTATTCAAATTCCTAGATGCCGAAGCAAAGAAAACTCAAGACATCGCAAAAGTGAACTCCACAGTAACTTTCGAAGGCAAGATCCTCGTCCAAGCCGACAAAGACCTCGCCTATGAAATGCTAAGAAAAGTCATGCACACTTCCGCAGTCGCCGGCTATTCAGACGTAAAATTCGCCGTAATCTCCAACGACTAA
- a CDS encoding biopolymer transporter ExbD — MAKGKFRDKADSTFDINLAPMLDVIVAIVPMLLMSVVFLRVNMIEAQIPQIVAEAIENNKNKPNPVTVALVIQGTTYKFEVTVSGKKSDIVIAAVDGKPNMDALYREALAIKRKHQDIFKLEIKPSKEISLDRIVMTLDKIRKIKTGEEGFTIKDEKTGNTAKTDLMFPEIAFADILEG; from the coding sequence ATGGCAAAAGGTAAATTCAGAGATAAGGCAGATTCAACGTTCGACATCAACCTTGCACCGATGTTGGACGTGATCGTGGCGATCGTGCCGATGCTACTGATGAGTGTTGTGTTTCTTCGTGTGAACATGATCGAAGCACAAATTCCTCAGATCGTGGCTGAAGCCATCGAAAATAATAAGAACAAACCAAACCCTGTAACGGTGGCTTTGGTTATCCAAGGTACGACTTATAAATTTGAAGTTACTGTGAGTGGCAAAAAATCAGACATCGTAATTGCGGCAGTAGACGGCAAGCCAAATATGGATGCTCTTTACAGAGAGGCACTAGCGATTAAGAGAAAGCATCAAGATATTTTCAAATTAGAAATAAAGCCTTCTAAAGAAATATCGTTAGATAGAATCGTAATGACTCTCGATAAAATCAGAAAAATCAAAACGGGCGAAGAAGGTTTCACCATCAAAGACGAAAAAACAGGTAACACTGCAAAAACGGACTTGATGTTCCCAGAAATCGCTTTTGCTGACATACTTGAAGGATAA
- a CDS encoding MotA/TolQ/ExbB proton channel family protein, with protein MYMILVDYYLIDIGIVGMGIISIGLILERAKVLFFDYHINSTAFTDQVMKLVSQNKIEESIAFCSANIKKPIAQAMKIILERADRSDEEIGKAVDRVASEIVPTLEKRLGYLPMVSNVVTLIGLLGTVAGLIMSFKAVSFADPTQKQTLLADGISVAMNATALGLMVAIPVMVAYAFLNIRQGKLFSDIDVATQRLCDFLRSRGVTEMNEANAYPTNLGNGTALHTPPPAPAKKVS; from the coding sequence ATGTACATGATTTTAGTAGATTATTACCTCATCGATATTGGTATTGTGGGTATGGGTATTATATCAATTGGGTTGATTTTAGAAAGAGCAAAAGTTCTATTCTTTGATTACCACATCAACTCAACAGCATTCACAGATCAAGTGATGAAGCTTGTTTCACAAAATAAAATTGAAGAGAGCATTGCTTTCTGTTCTGCAAACATCAAGAAGCCCATTGCTCAAGCGATGAAGATCATCTTGGAGAGAGCGGATAGAAGTGACGAAGAAATCGGTAAAGCGGTGGATCGCGTGGCTTCGGAGATCGTTCCAACTCTAGAGAAGAGATTGGGTTACTTGCCGATGGTTTCTAACGTGGTAACACTGATTGGACTATTGGGTACAGTTGCTGGTCTGATCATGTCATTCAAAGCGGTGAGCTTTGCTGACCCAACTCAAAAACAAACATTATTAGCAGATGGTATTTCGGTTGCCATGAATGCGACAGCATTAGGGTTAATGGTTGCAATTCCTGTAATGGTTGCTTATGCGTTCTTGAACATTAGACAAGGTAAGTTGTTTTCAGATATCGACGTAGCAACGCAAAGACTTTGCGACTTCTTGAGAAGCCGTGGCGTTACAGAGATGAACGAGGCAAATGCATATCCAACAAACTTAGGTAATGGTACTGCGTTACACACGCCCCCACCAGCACCAGCTAAAAAAGTATCTTAA